Proteins encoded by one window of Candidatus Schekmanbacteria bacterium:
- a CDS encoding glycosyltransferase, which translates to MGKKLVTIVIPVYNEESILEKAINELFNDIQEFRDRYDFEVILAENGSNDNTLKKGEELSKKFPNLSIFHYPEPDYGLALKEGIRRAKGEYVICDEIDLCFKEFYRSAFYEFENNGIDMVIGSKAMKGAKDNRPFKRRLATYMLNKVLRIILGFKGTDTHGVKAFKKEALMPVMEKCVIGKDIFASEFVIRAERAGIKIKEVPLTLNEKRAPSIRLRHRIPKALMNIMTLFWNIRIKKN; encoded by the coding sequence ATGGGGAAAAAATTAGTCACAATAGTGATTCCTGTTTACAACGAAGAAAGTATTCTTGAAAAAGCCATCAATGAACTCTTCAATGACATTCAAGAATTTCGTGACAGATATGATTTCGAAGTCATCCTTGCAGAAAATGGCAGTAATGACAACACCCTGAAAAAGGGAGAAGAATTGTCAAAAAAATTCCCTAACTTATCAATTTTTCACTATCCTGAACCTGATTACGGATTGGCATTGAAGGAAGGAATAAGGCGCGCAAAAGGTGAATATGTAATATGCGATGAAATCGACCTATGCTTTAAAGAATTCTATCGTTCTGCCTTCTATGAGTTCGAGAATAATGGAATTGATATGGTTATCGGCTCAAAAGCAATGAAAGGTGCAAAGGACAACAGGCCCTTCAAGAGGCGTCTTGCAACATATATGCTCAACAAAGTCTTGCGGATTATTTTAGGATTTAAAGGCACTGATACTCATGGTGTAAAAGCATTCAAAAAAGAAGCATTGATGCCCGTAATGGAAAAGTGCGTAATTGGAAAAGACATTTTTGCAAGCGAATTTGTTATAAGAGCCGAAAGAGCAGGCATAAAAATAAAAGAAGTGCCGTTGACACTCAATGAAAAACGCGCACCTTCGATAAGATTGAGACACCGTATTCCGAAAGCACTGATGAATATAATGACGCTTTTTTGGAACATAAGAATAAAAAAGAATTGA